One genomic segment of Podarcis raffonei isolate rPodRaf1 chromosome 7, rPodRaf1.pri, whole genome shotgun sequence includes these proteins:
- the PTGR3 gene encoding prostaglandin reductase 3 isoform X3, with product MRPGAFAEYTIVPAKEAIPVPSVKPEFLTLLVSGTTAYISLKELGELSDGKTVLVTAAAGGTGQLAVQLSKKAKCHVIGTCSSDEKSGFLKSIGCDHPINYKTENLAAVLKKDYPKGVDVVYESVGGQMFDLAVSSLATKGRLIIIGFISGYQTRTGLQPGHVEMLPAKLLRKSASIRGFFLNHYLSEYQTAMKHLIEMCENRELVCEVDLGDMSPEGKFAGLESVFHAIDYMYMGKNIGKIVVELPHSVNSKL from the coding sequence ATGAGGCCTGGTGCTTTTGCTGAATATACCATTGTTCCTGCCAAAGAAGCCATCCCGGTACCCTCTGTGAAACCCGAATTTCTTACACTACTGGTAAGTGGAACTACAGCATATATCAGCCTGAAGGAGCTTGGAGAACTGTCTGACGGGAAGACGGTTCTGGTGACAGCCGCAGCAGGAGGAACCGGTCAGCTTGCTGTGCAACTTTCCAAGAAGGCAAAATGTCACGTAATAGGAACATGCTCCAGTGATGAAAAATCTGGCTTTCTGAAATCCATAGGCTGTGACCACCCTATCAACTACAAAACTGAAAACCTTGCTGCTGTCCTTAAGAAGGACTACCCGAAAGGTGTGGATGTGGTGTATGAATCTGTCGGCGGGCAGATGTTTGACTTGGCTGTCAGCTCCTTGGCTACCAAAGGGCGCCTGATCATTATTGGGTTTATCTCTGGCTACCAAACCCGTACTGGCCTTCAGCCTGGTCATGTGGAAATGTTGCCAGCAAAGCTGCTAAGGAAATCTGCCAGCATCCGGGGTTTCTTCTTAAACCATTACCTTTCTGAATACCAAACGGCTATGAAACACTTGATCGAAATGTGTGAAAACAGAGAACTGGTTTGTGAGGTGGACCTTGGAGACATGTCTCCAGAGGGCAAATTCGCTGGCTTAGAGTCTGTATTCCACGCTATAGATTATATGTACATGGGGAAAAACATTGGAAAAATTGTAGTTGAATTACCTCACTCTGTCAACAGTAAGCTGTAA
- the PTGR3 gene encoding prostaglandin reductase 3 isoform X1 — MSFHAQSSALLRSWGAQLCWLQRRPWASPLRSCLGGARPRPIVDMSYSRHFLDFHGSSIPTTMKKLVVTKLSSNFREAVSLRHDAPVPLPGDGDLLVRNRFVGINASDINYSAGRYDTSVKPPFDVGFEGIGEVVALGLSASARYTVGQPVAYMRPGAFAEYTIVPAKEAIPVPSVKPEFLTLLVSGTTAYISLKELGELSDGKTVLVTAAAGGTGQLAVQLSKKAKCHVIGTCSSDEKSGFLKSIGCDHPINYKTENLAAVLKKDYPKGVDVVYESVGGQMFDLAVSSLATKGRLIIIGFISGYQTRTGLQPGHVEMLPAKLLRKSASIRGFFLNHYLSEYQTAMKHLIEMCENRELVCEVDLGDMSPEGKFAGLESVFHAIDYMYMGKNIGKIVVELPHSVNSKL; from the exons ATGAGTTTCCACGCCCAGAGCAGCGCCTTGCTGAGGTCTTGGGGAGCtcagctgtgctggctgcagCGGCGTCCTTGGGCGAGCCCCCTCCGGTCTTGCTTGGGTGGTGCTCGGCCCCGGCCCATCGTGGACATGTCCTACTCGCGCCACTTTCTGGATTTCCACGGCTCGTCCATCCCCACCACCATGAAGAAGCTGGTGGTGACGAAGCTGAGCTCAAACTTCCGAGAGGCTGTGAGCCTACGACACGATGCGCCTGTGCCACTCCCGGGAGACGGCGATCTGCTTGTCAGAAACAG ATTTGTCGGCATTAATGCATCCGATATTAACTACTCAGCTGGCCGATATGACACGTCAGTTAAGCCCCCATTTGACGTAGGTTTTGAAGGAATTGGTGAAGTGGTAGCCTTGGGCCTAAGTGCCAGCGCTAGATACACAGTGGGCCAACCAGTGGCCTACATGAGGCCTGGTGCTTTTGCTGAATATACCATTGTTCCTGCCAAAGAAGCCATCCCGGTACCCTCTGTGAAACCCGAATTTCTTACACTACTGGTAAGTGGAACTACAGCATATATCAGCCTGAAGGAGCTTGGAGAACTGTCTGACGGGAAGACGGTTCTGGTGACAGCCGCAGCAGGAGGAACCGGTCAGCTTGCTGTGCAACTTTCCAAGAAGGCAAAATGTCACGTAATAGGAACATGCTCCAGTGATGAAAAATCTGGCTTTCTGAAATCCATAGGCTGTGACCACCCTATCAACTACAAAACTGAAAACCTTGCTGCTGTCCTTAAGAAGGACTACCCGAAAGGTGTGGATGTGGTGTATGAATCTGTCGGCGGGCAGATGTTTGACTTGGCTGTCAGCTCCTTGGCTACCAAAGGGCGCCTGATCATTATTGGGTTTATCTCTGGCTACCAAACCCGTACTGGCCTTCAGCCTGGTCATGTGGAAATGTTGCCAGCAAAGCTGCTAAGGAAATCTGCCAGCATCCGGGGTTTCTTCTTAAACCATTACCTTTCTGAATACCAAACGGCTATGAAACACTTGATCGAAATGTGTGAAAACAGAGAACTGGTTTGTGAGGTGGACCTTGGAGACATGTCTCCAGAGGGCAAATTCGCTGGCTTAGAGTCTGTATTCCACGCTATAGATTATATGTACATGGGGAAAAACATTGGAAAAATTGTAGTTGAATTACCTCACTCTGTCAACAGTAAGCTGTAA
- the PTGR3 gene encoding prostaglandin reductase 3 isoform X2 → MRFVGINASDINYSAGRYDTSVKPPFDVGFEGIGEVVALGLSASARYTVGQPVAYMRPGAFAEYTIVPAKEAIPVPSVKPEFLTLLVSGTTAYISLKELGELSDGKTVLVTAAAGGTGQLAVQLSKKAKCHVIGTCSSDEKSGFLKSIGCDHPINYKTENLAAVLKKDYPKGVDVVYESVGGQMFDLAVSSLATKGRLIIIGFISGYQTRTGLQPGHVEMLPAKLLRKSASIRGFFLNHYLSEYQTAMKHLIEMCENRELVCEVDLGDMSPEGKFAGLESVFHAIDYMYMGKNIGKIVVELPHSVNSKL, encoded by the exons ATGAG ATTTGTCGGCATTAATGCATCCGATATTAACTACTCAGCTGGCCGATATGACACGTCAGTTAAGCCCCCATTTGACGTAGGTTTTGAAGGAATTGGTGAAGTGGTAGCCTTGGGCCTAAGTGCCAGCGCTAGATACACAGTGGGCCAACCAGTGGCCTACATGAGGCCTGGTGCTTTTGCTGAATATACCATTGTTCCTGCCAAAGAAGCCATCCCGGTACCCTCTGTGAAACCCGAATTTCTTACACTACTGGTAAGTGGAACTACAGCATATATCAGCCTGAAGGAGCTTGGAGAACTGTCTGACGGGAAGACGGTTCTGGTGACAGCCGCAGCAGGAGGAACCGGTCAGCTTGCTGTGCAACTTTCCAAGAAGGCAAAATGTCACGTAATAGGAACATGCTCCAGTGATGAAAAATCTGGCTTTCTGAAATCCATAGGCTGTGACCACCCTATCAACTACAAAACTGAAAACCTTGCTGCTGTCCTTAAGAAGGACTACCCGAAAGGTGTGGATGTGGTGTATGAATCTGTCGGCGGGCAGATGTTTGACTTGGCTGTCAGCTCCTTGGCTACCAAAGGGCGCCTGATCATTATTGGGTTTATCTCTGGCTACCAAACCCGTACTGGCCTTCAGCCTGGTCATGTGGAAATGTTGCCAGCAAAGCTGCTAAGGAAATCTGCCAGCATCCGGGGTTTCTTCTTAAACCATTACCTTTCTGAATACCAAACGGCTATGAAACACTTGATCGAAATGTGTGAAAACAGAGAACTGGTTTGTGAGGTGGACCTTGGAGACATGTCTCCAGAGGGCAAATTCGCTGGCTTAGAGTCTGTATTCCACGCTATAGATTATATGTACATGGGGAAAAACATTGGAAAAATTGTAGTTGAATTACCTCACTCTGTCAACAGTAAGCTGTAA